The following proteins are co-located in the Neodiprion virginianus isolate iyNeoVirg1 chromosome 6, iyNeoVirg1.1, whole genome shotgun sequence genome:
- the LOC124307790 gene encoding serine/threonine-protein kinase minibrain isoform X3: protein MGPGCSTGTASGETPADIHAMQARIPHRFRDPAMAPLRKLSVDLIKTYKHINEVYYAKKKRRAQQLQGEDGSHKKEKKIYNDGWDDDNHDYIIKNGEKFLDRYEIDSLIGKGSFGQVVKAFDHAEQTQVAIKIIKNKKPFLNQAQIEVRLLELMNRADTDNKYYIVKLKRHFTWRNHLCLVFELLSYNLYDLLRNTNFRGVSLNLTRKFAQQLCTALMFLSTPELNIIHCDLKPENILLCNPKRSAIKIVDFGSSCQLGQRIYQYIQSRFYRSPEVLLGIPYDLAIDMWSLGCILVEMHTGEPLFSGANEIDQFNKIVEVLGMPSKLIINQAHKMRKFFEKLPGDGAYVLKKSKDGKKYKPPGSRQLQDILGVETGGPGSRRLGEAGHSVSDYLKFKDLILRMLDYDPKTRITPYYALQHNFFKRTADEGTNTNIAATSSSNTSPAVVSLSQDHGLLTMSGQSSGTSSLMQMPSLPGGYQPMECESSPRHSGSRRAITSRYTSTTTGASTSAASSMQSMDGSLIQNSLSSYNSLILPGIPHLPSMMASPMIQQQNYYNYGYPAADAHGMIRQTSTVTSTKQRDPEREDSPMVGVCMQQSPVAIH from the exons GTATACTATGCCAAGAAAAAGCGAAGGGCGCAACAATTGCAGGGCGAAGATGGGTCCcataaaaaagagaaaaaaatatataacgaCGGCTGGGATGATGATAACCACGATTACATCATCAAGAATGGCGAGAAGTTCCTTGATCGTTATGAAATCGATTCTTTAATAG GCAAAGGAAGTTTTGGCCAAGTAGTAAAAGCCTTCGACCATGCGGAACAGACTCAGGTGgctataaaaataataaaaaataagaaacctTTCCTTAACCAAGCGCAAATTGAAGTCAGGTTACTGGAATTGATGAACAGAGCAGACACCGACAACAAGTATTATATAG TTAAATTGAAAAGGCATTTCACATGGCGAAATCATTTGTGTTTGGTATTTGAGCTACTTTCCTATAATCTGTATGATTTATTGAGAAATACCAACTTCCGAGGTGTGTCTCTCAACCTGACGAGAAAGTTTGCACAGCAGCTATGCACTGCCCTGATGTTTCTGTCCACACCGGAATTGAATATCATACACTGTGATCTGAAACCTGAAAACATCTTACTTTGTAATCCAAAAAGGAGTGCAATCAAGATTGTAGATTTTGGGAGTTCGTGTCAACTTGGACAGAGG ATATATCAGTATATTCAGTCTAGGTTTTATCGCTCTCCTGAAGTCCTGCTTGGAATACCTTACGACTTGGCGATAGATATGTGGAGCCTTGGTTGCATTTTGGTGGAAATGCACACTGGAGAACCGCTTTTTAGCGGGGCTAACGAG ATTGACCAATTTAACAAAATCGTCGAGGTATTAGGAATGCCATCAAAGCTCATAATCAATCAGGCACACAAGATGAGGAAGTTCTTTGAAAAACTTCCGGGGGATGGCGCTTATGtactgaaaaaatcaaaagatggaaaaaagtACAAGCCGCCAGGTTCACGACAGCTGCAGGACATTCTCGGTGTTGAAACTGGGGGTCCAGGCTCTAGGAGATTAGGGGAAGCAGGTCATTCGGTCTCAGATTACCTCAAGTTTAAAGATTTGATACTGAGAATGTTGGACTATGACCCAAAGACGAGAATAACACCTTATTACGCGCTCCAACATAACTTTTTCAAAAGGACAGCTGACGAAGGGACCAACACAAACATAGCTGCAACTAGCAGCTCCAATACTAGTCCAGCGGTGGTTTCACTGAGCCAAGATCACG GACTGCTAACCATGTCAGGACAGAGCAGTGGCACCAGCAGCTTAATGCAAATGCCAAGCCTCCCTGGTGGCTATCAACCAATGGAGTGTGAATCTTCACCGCGTCACTCAGGTAGCCGGCGTGCCATAACTTCACGTTATACGTCAACAACCACCGGGGCCTCTACGTCCGCCGCATCATCTATGCAATCCATGGATGGGTCTCTGATCCAAAACTCTCTCAGCTCCTACAATAGCCTAATACTTCCCGGCATACCCCACTTGCCTAGCATGATGGCTTCTCCCATGATTCAACAACAAAACTATTACAATTATGGATATCCAGCAGCTGATGCACACGGAATGATTAGACAAACTTCAACGGTCACTTCTACGAAACAAAGAGATCCGGAAAGAGAAGACAGTCCAATGGTTGGAGTGTGCATGCAACAAAGTCCAGTTGCCATCCATTGA